The Acanthochromis polyacanthus isolate Apoly-LR-REF ecotype Palm Island chromosome 5, KAUST_Apoly_ChrSc, whole genome shotgun sequence genome includes a window with the following:
- the LOC110955488 gene encoding RNA-binding protein Musashi homolog 1 isoform X2, with protein MFIGGLSWQTTQEGLKEYFCKFGEVKECMVMRDPVTKRSRGFGFVTYAEQAGVEKVLAQNRHELDSKTIDPKVAFPRRAQPKLVTRTKKIFVGGLSVNTTIEDVKQYFDQFGKVDDAMLMFDKTTNRHRGFGFVTFENEDVVEKVCEIHFHEINNKMVECKKAQPKEVMTPTGSARGRSRVMPYGMDAFMLGIGMLGYPGFQTTTYTSRSYSGIAPGYTYQFPEFHLERTPLLTSSHPPELTAIPLTAYGPMAAAAAAVVRGSTPSRTAGFLGTSSPGPMADLYAAANQDSGVSSYISAASPAPSTGFGHGLGGPLIATAFTNGYH; from the exons AGGGCTTGAAGGAGTACTTCTGTAAATTTGGCGAGGTGAAGGAGTGCATGGTGATGCGGGATCCCGTTACCAAGCGGTCGAG GGGGTTCGGCTTTGTAACATACGCGGAACAAGCTGGCGTGGAGAAGGTTTTGGCGCAAAACAGACACGAGCTGGATTCCAAAACG ATCGACCCAAAGGTGGCGTTTCCCCGCCGGGCTCAGCCGAAG CTGGTGACCAGAACAAAGAAGATCTTTGTCGGAGGACTGTCAGTCAATACCACCATCGAAGATGTGAAGCAATACTTCGACCAGTTTGGAAAG GTCGATGATGCCATGCTTATGTTtgacaaaacaaccaacagACACAGAG GTTTTGGATTTGTTACCTTTGAAAATGAAGATGTGGTGGAGAAAGTGTGTGAGATCCACTTCCATGAGATCAACAATAAAATG GTTGAGTGTAAGAAAGCTCAACCCAAGGAGGTGATGACGCCGACCGGCTCAGCCAGAGGCCGCTCCAGAGTGATGCCTTATGGGATGGACGCCTTCATGCTGGGCATCGGCATGTTAG GCTACCCAGGTTTTCAAACTACTACCTACACCAGCCGCAGTTACTCTGGCATTGCGCCCGGATACACTTACCAGTTTCCAG AATTCCATTTAGAGAGGACCCCCCTCCTGACATCATCCCACCCCCCTGAGCTGACAG CCATTCCCCTGACTGCATATGGACCAatggcagcagctgcagcagcagtagttagag GCTCCACCCCTTCACGCACAGCTGGCTTCCTGGGCACGAGCAGCCCTGGACCAATGGCTGACCTGTATGCTGCAGCCAATCAGGACTCAGGAGTCAGCAGCTACATCAGTGCCGCGAGCCCAGCCCCCAGCACAGGGTTCGGCCATGGTCTCGGG GGTCCTCTGATTGCTACTGCGTTCACTAATGGCTACCACTGA
- the LOC110955488 gene encoding RNA-binding protein Musashi homolog 1 isoform X1: protein MDTEGSQSSLSSGTDNSPHDPCKMFIGGLSWQTTQEGLKEYFCKFGEVKECMVMRDPVTKRSRGFGFVTYAEQAGVEKVLAQNRHELDSKTIDPKVAFPRRAQPKLVTRTKKIFVGGLSVNTTIEDVKQYFDQFGKVDDAMLMFDKTTNRHRGFGFVTFENEDVVEKVCEIHFHEINNKMVECKKAQPKEVMTPTGSARGRSRVMPYGMDAFMLGIGMLGYPGFQTTTYTSRSYSGIAPGYTYQFPEFHLERTPLLTSSHPPELTAIPLTAYGPMAAAAAAVVRGSTPSRTAGFLGTSSPGPMADLYAAANQDSGVSSYISAASPAPSTGFGHGLGGPLIATAFTNGYH, encoded by the exons AGGGCTTGAAGGAGTACTTCTGTAAATTTGGCGAGGTGAAGGAGTGCATGGTGATGCGGGATCCCGTTACCAAGCGGTCGAG GGGGTTCGGCTTTGTAACATACGCGGAACAAGCTGGCGTGGAGAAGGTTTTGGCGCAAAACAGACACGAGCTGGATTCCAAAACG ATCGACCCAAAGGTGGCGTTTCCCCGCCGGGCTCAGCCGAAG CTGGTGACCAGAACAAAGAAGATCTTTGTCGGAGGACTGTCAGTCAATACCACCATCGAAGATGTGAAGCAATACTTCGACCAGTTTGGAAAG GTCGATGATGCCATGCTTATGTTtgacaaaacaaccaacagACACAGAG GTTTTGGATTTGTTACCTTTGAAAATGAAGATGTGGTGGAGAAAGTGTGTGAGATCCACTTCCATGAGATCAACAATAAAATG GTTGAGTGTAAGAAAGCTCAACCCAAGGAGGTGATGACGCCGACCGGCTCAGCCAGAGGCCGCTCCAGAGTGATGCCTTATGGGATGGACGCCTTCATGCTGGGCATCGGCATGTTAG GCTACCCAGGTTTTCAAACTACTACCTACACCAGCCGCAGTTACTCTGGCATTGCGCCCGGATACACTTACCAGTTTCCAG AATTCCATTTAGAGAGGACCCCCCTCCTGACATCATCCCACCCCCCTGAGCTGACAG CCATTCCCCTGACTGCATATGGACCAatggcagcagctgcagcagcagtagttagag GCTCCACCCCTTCACGCACAGCTGGCTTCCTGGGCACGAGCAGCCCTGGACCAATGGCTGACCTGTATGCTGCAGCCAATCAGGACTCAGGAGTCAGCAGCTACATCAGTGCCGCGAGCCCAGCCCCCAGCACAGGGTTCGGCCATGGTCTCGGG GGTCCTCTGATTGCTACTGCGTTCACTAATGGCTACCACTGA
- the LOC110955506 gene encoding transmembrane protein 233, whose translation MALGALNTQVKSSLSGSAFLDRGSLEEQEPPPPLRSYLCLTILACFCPAYPVNIVALVFSIMSRNSYFHGDYDGSRRLGRNALYVAVASIIIGLLLITITCIVHFTTMEF comes from the exons ATGGCACTTGGAGCACTAAATACTCAAGTGAAAAGCTCCCTAAGTGGGAGTGCGTTTTTGGACCGCGGTTCTTTAGAGGAGCAGGAACCTCCACCTCCACTCCGCAGCTACCTTTGTTTGACTATTCTCGCTTGCTTTTGTCCTGCGTACCCTGTCAACATCGTGGCTCTGGTTTTCTCTATTATG TCTAGAAACAGTTATTTCCATGGCGACTACGACGGCTCCAGGCGATTGGGCAGGAACGCTCTCTACGTTGCTGTAGCTTCCATCATCATCGGCCTCCTCCTCATCACCATCACCTGCATTGTTCATTTTACCACA ATGGAATTTTAG